In Amblyomma americanum isolate KBUSLIRL-KWMA chromosome 8, ASM5285725v1, whole genome shotgun sequence, the DNA window CTGTGGAAAGGCCAGAAGTCGATGTGCAGTCAAATATTTTGTAAGTTTCTTGCTTATACGACATCTCATCAGTTGGTTCCTGTAGAATCACCCACGTGACCTGAGAACAAGCACCTTTCTTTCTATTTACTCTCTCAAGCAGAGTATTGTTCCATACCTTGAATGTAGTTACAGCCACAACATGTATGCTGTTACTGGATGTATTGTCCAGTATGGCAAAGTAGTTGTTCCAGTTTTCGCACCAGGAAATCACATGAGGAGAGTGACCCAAGTTCCACCGATGAATAACGTTTGCGGCAGCCTTTCCGGAACACAGGAAATGAACTTCTACGCGTTTATAAACGCTTGCCTCTATAACGTTCCCGGCAAACGCTATATTGCGCAGTTGAAACAAAAATAGCCCATATACTATTTCTACCAGAAACATACTCGCAGAAGAGACAGCTGCTGGTACATCAAAATACGTTCTCTGAATGCTTCTCCTTGTCGATAAATCTGTGCCGTCGAGCACGTCACATTTTCATGCGACGGCTCCATGGCGACGTTTCCAAAACCACCACTTCGAAAGTTCACTGTTAAAACGGGTCAAATAATATCCAGCATTCTACTGCAGCCTTCGTAAGTATTCCTTCTCAACTCGAACGCAATGCGTACGCCGTGCCTTTTACCAGATGATTCGATAAACGACAGATGCATGCAAAGCGAATGCATCTACCCCCACGCATTCTTAAATTCAGCTTTCAGTGTTGCCAACAAAAGGCTCAATCTGCTATGCAGTGCAACCATGAACACCTCATTGTACAGTTTCAGGGCTGGATCAATATTCTTGCCTGACACGTATAATTCACTCGGTTTTGGCCTCATTTTCTACTTTCGTTCCGTaatctttttgtttttaatgaaaatgtatgaccaattttttttttgttactcgcTGCGAAACAACTTTTTAAAAAAGTTTCCCGGTCGATGTCTGTTTCTTGCATTACTGAGAGCCTAGCCGTCAATGCGACTCAAATACGAGTTGCTATGCTACTAAAACGAGTAGGCGTGTCCCATTTTTTCCCAAGACTTCGACGAATCTGCGACGACGGCTGCTTTTGCAGAATATACCCCTGTTTCATTTCTACCTTTAAAGATCCATTGTTTGGTACATTGGTGAACGCACGAAGGTGCTCTTTTTCACTTCCCATTAGGTGCAACAATGCTCACCGCGTTATAAAAAGCACATACGTGTACAGATCCCCCGATATAATAGACAACCAAGTTTAATCAGTTTATTCATTTTTTTGATGATAATATGTGACAAGCACGATTCAATAAGTTAGCTAACTATTTTTTATCTTTTACGTGTAATATTCGAAAGCCAATTTCATCTTTATTGTGAACTGCTCTAAAAAATAAACCTATTTTTTTGCGCATTGGTTGTTCTCATTCGTATGGCTGACGAAACTCTTTTGCTGACATTTTCGAAGAGCCATGCAGAAGAAATGGAATTTCAAAACAGCAGACCTGCAACCACGGCCAAAACACCATGTATTGATTGCGCTGAGCGTTAAGTTGAAAGTTGTTCTCGCTCTGCAATGAAAGAATTAATATTTTAGTACTCTCATGGATAATACACTAAGAAGCCGGCTATAGCGATGAAGATGCCGATGTCATTGGCTACATTGGGACCTCCTGTATCCGCAATTCAAAGTAATTCAAGTAAGAGTCCCAAGCAATGTTAAAGTCATGGTCACATTtctcacaacaaaaaaaaaatattggaaaaTTTATGAGCCGAAAAGTACAGGTTAGCGATTAAGGAAAAAACGGATAGAGAAGAACACAATAGAGAAATCAAGAGCAATACTGAGAATGTTCTTCGCGCAAGAAAAGCGTCACTTGCTTTTTAAATTTACAGGCAGTTCTGAAGTATTTTCTATGTGCTAATTCACAAGTAATTCACAATGCcatactaaacacgctttttcctcttttgtccccgacacttctgacagttggaaccaccttcccagacACATTGTCGATATTCCTAGCccaagttcttttaagactgccctatTTAATCTTTATTTGTAGCTTTTGGTCAGTTTTAGTTTGCGTTCGTTTTCGTTGTCTTATTTCCGTCTGCCGCAAATGTTCTCTTTTTTGCGGGGAATTTTTCCTCCTTTGTCTTctcttgccttattttgtgttatgttttgttctgttttcgccgcgttttcatttcctctattttgtttttctgctgcagtGTATCTGACccaatgtatgtccttcccactcccctctttaatgccttcggggcctgagggtatttgaataaataaataaataactaaataaatataaaaaatgatGAAGAGAAAGTTATCTGTATAGCGCAGCTTGTGCTGAGTTCTGGGAAAACGCGGTAATTGTTAAAAGCAAACCTAGTACTAGTAGCATTTCATGAGCCAGATAGAAGCAGGCATGGTATTGAAGcttaagaaagttttttttttaaatagaatgCGCACCTTATAATTCTAATCAAAAAGTTGATATTGTGGAAGAATTgcattttaatgcaatagcagTTTTTCGTTTTCATTAAGCTCAAAGCAATGTTTGCAAAGTTATTATTAGACGTTATTGTTTTTATTGGCGGCCTCAATCTCTACGCGTTCTACCTATCTTCTTCACCCTTTCAAGCAGGACAATCCATTCAATTACGCGCCACAGTGCTGCCCTCCGGTTTAGTCTCGTTCGTTTTCGGCAGATGGCGACGCTGTTCCGCACGGACAACACCCAGCGCGCCGGGGAAGGAACGGATGTTAGAAATGCCTTGGTCGGGACGTGTAATCTTAACTTGACGTAATCTACCTGAGAAGCTAGTCCAGAAGAGGATAATAGTGACGGTGTTCGTGTCCGCCTTCTTCGTATCGACAAGTCTGTATCGACTTTTCTGTGCTTCAGCAATGCAGGTAACCCACCAACAGCAAGTGTTGCGCGTACGGCGATGGCGAAACACTCTCAGATACcaatacacacacgcacacacaaacccacacgcgcatgcgcacgagtacacacacacacacacacacacacacacacacacacacacacacacacacacacacacacacacacacacacacacacacacacacacacacacacacacacacgcgcgcgcgcgcgcgcgcgcacgcacacacacctcGCTATAGTTCATCAATAAAATTGCTTTCGAACGTTCGTGTGAGTTACAAAATCCGAAAGTTGGGCGAATTGGATAGCGTTCATGAtgcaaaaaacagcgcaaaagaaacAAGAAGGACGGAAATGGAGGGCGCTATGTTGGCGTTTTCTGCGTCGTTCCCTTCCCGTCCCTTGTGttcctttcgcgctatttttttcATCATGCGAGTTACGCGGCTTGCGCCAGCCGAGACCGGTGGACAGACGTCGGTGCGGGTAGGCTGTTTCTTCTTTACCTTGAAATTCTTATACAGCGCGAACATTGCTCGCCTTCAACATGAAGTAATATCTTCACCAAAGAAGAAGTAATCCACAAGGGCACGTATTCCATCTGCCTTTCTTCGCTTTCATAACAAGGCActcacatacacacacactgAACACCGATGGCTTCACTCGGAGTGAAATAAGCCCAATCCCTGATCGCTTCAACGCTTAATTTGAGGAAGTGTGCGCCGCAATTTACAAACAGGAGCAGCCTATAAAGAAGCACTCGATACTCATTCGTCGATGACAACAACTACAGTGGCGGCTGACAAACCATTTCAGCATACATAAGCACTGAAAAGAAAGCATACATGCCCGAAACGACACAGCGCGGCTCCATTTCCTCGGGCCACTAAGCTTTCGTCACCGGATCACTGTTCTTTGGCGTCAGTACTTTGGTGACAGCCGCTACGGTGCGTCAAGTTGCGCGGTCGTCACTGAAAGATACCCCACGTTCGATGAACCGCTATCGTCGCGGGTGTGTCACCGTCGCACCGACTGTTGAGTCAACGCAGCTGCCAAGCTCAGAGCGTTAAACCAGCTGGGACAGCGCGCACATCTGGAAACGTTACTTTGAGAGGGCCGCTCCGCCGCCCACGGGTCGCCGGAGTGTCGCGGTGCCCAGTGAATACCACCTGTTTTTTATACACATCAGTTACATTAGCCTACCAATTGTTGCTCAGGTCTATATGCAAAATATAGTAGAATCTCGATATAGTAGAATCTATATAGTAGAATCTATGGTAGAATCTCGATAAACGGAAGTCGGTTTAAAGGAACCAACGCTTAAATGGAACAAACGCCTCGCAGTTGGTTGGTTTTGTATaaaggcaatgtaaaaaaaaaatctcgttaatcgGAACAAAAATTTTCCGACCACCGTATAAACGGAACCGAAAATAGGCTCGAAACCGCAACTTGACGTGAACGCGACGCCCCATCGCAGTACGCATctctgccccctcccccctctttctGATTTCCGTCTTAGGACGTTTCCGGTTTTCCCGCAGCGAAGGGTGGTTGACGAGATTTAAAGATCGGAACGGCATAGTGTGCCGTGCCGTTTCAGGGGTGGCTGCAGCTGCAGACACGAGAGCGTGCGGGGACTGGCGAGCAAGACGGCTCCCCAAAATGCGGCAGAAGTGAGCAGCCTGTCTAGTATGGGTGGCGCCATCTAAAGAAAACGGTTGCGAGagctaaaacaagcaaacataaaGTCCTTTTTCACAAGCCAATAAATTGCAGATCCCGCTGATTTCCACGGAATCAGTGGactattgaattttttttttcgaatttcagtagtgctttaaaaaaaagtttattgcttACTGCTTTCGTGCAATAAAGTTTGTACCCATAGTGTACCGTTCTCTTTATCATCTAGATTTTGCATTTGAGATCTGCTtccgcggagactgccaactgcgCGCACACCTGCCTCGGCGGGACCAAGCAGCGCGGAACGGATTTCGAAATCCGGAACCTTCTCTCTCTGAACGAAACTCCTGATAAACGGAACATATTTTCCCGCCTCCTTGAGGTTCCGTTTAACGAGAGCCATTGTATATCGCAATTTCTCTCTTATCTTCAGCTCGATGCATGTGAGGAAGTACTTGATTGAACTGGTTTCTGCGCAAAGTCGTCCTCTCTGTTCTATTAACCGCCCCTATATACCTTACGACCGGAGTAAGCTGGACACTGAACTGCCGCCTCTTCCATACAACTCGCGAATGTGCTTCTGTGGAACCTGTCATGTTGAACTGAGAAATCCTCCGGTGTGCGACCGGAACACACCACAAACAGCGCTATACTCTAAACGTGCGTTTATACGAGGCTAAAGTCGGGCAAGTCAAACTGTTCTGCCATTTCCGTGCTAAATTTCTGATGGCCCACACTGTGTATCCCACACTGCCTGTCTATCCAGTGGTCGGCCAAGTATGGATTTAATTTCATTTGTCTCGAGCTAGGGCTGCTTCTTCCCTTACACACTTTTGTGAAAGCAGAACAGCacaaatttaataataattggttttgggggaaaggaaatggcgcagtatctgtctcatatatcggcggacacctgaacggcgccataagggaagggataaaggagggagtgaaagaacaaagtaagaagaggtgcccgtagtggagggctccagaataatttcgaccaactggggatctttaacgtgcactgacatcgcacagcacacgggcgccttagcgttttgcctccatcgaaacgcagcagccgcggtcgggttcgaacccgggaactcgggatcagtagctgagggctctaaccactgagccaccgcggcgggtgaacagCACAACTTTGGTTTAGTTTTTCTCGACAATTTCGCAGTGAACGAGGAAATTAACATAGTCGAGGATGTGGACCAGTAGGAGCGTGCGAATATTAACGCTATTAAAAAGGCGGCCAGGATCTTCGATTCTTGGATCGAATATTGAATCAAATAGGAAATGTTCCTTGCTTCTAAAAATGCTagaagaaaaatattttccttttcctttcccgGTGCGAACAAATGATAGTCATAGGTCTGCTGCACGATCACCCTCCTCCTTCAATTCTCTTAAATGCTCCAACTCTCTTCGTCCACACCAATCACACGGCCAGAGATGGAGATGGCCccctcttaataataataattggttttgggggaaaggaaatggcgcagtatctgtcttgtatatcgttggacacctgaaccgcgccgtaagggaagggataaaggagggagtgaaagaagaggtgccgtagtggagggctccggaatcacttcgaccacctggggatctttaacgtacactgacatcgcacagcacacgggcgccttagcgttttgcctccataaaaacgtaaaaacgcagccgccgcggtcgggttcgaaaccgggaactccggatcagtagccgatcgccataaccactgagccaacgcggcgggtcaaGTCCACTCTTAACAGCGCTCGCCTCGGCCCGTACTCTGTAGCGATTCATTTTGTTTTGATCTCATTTGATAGTGACGTCTACTCACCTTGAAGAAAGCATAAGTAGATAGTTAAGCAACCGACCAATCACAGGCAGGAGCGATCTGGACGGGACACCGCCTCTGGACACCCTACTGGCGCCACATCCAGTCCAGCCGAGTCACAGGGACCATGATCCGCTAATTCGTCGTACAATCCCCGCACAGTTTCTCTCCTCAGTATTAGCGCCGATAAAGCTCGTGAGACTTGTCCAACGCGTCGTCATGCTCCGATTGGTCGGCGTCGGGCGGCCAAGGTCTAGGACGTGCTCATGCAAGTAAGTTAAATCATGGACGTGTTTTTACCCTCCGCGGCCTACTTCATCAGAAGCTGAAACCAATGACGCAGGACCAAGTAGAAGAAATTCAAATTGAACGAAAAGTTACACGGTATATAATACAGTCCTAGTAAACAAGCTCTAGCCAACTAGCCAACTCTGGTCCAACTATCTCTAGTCCAGCTAGCCTGCTACAACACCCTCCTGGACTCTTTTGCCAGTGTCGGGCAGTTTATTgttacaagtgcggagcaatggtagggtatgctctccagcgactatgaccagatcggtctgatacagcgagctcagctgacggcagcatccagcggagccctggagtAGGGGCAACCGACCATTGCGGAGATGGACCCACCTGAACCGCATAAgagcacttgcgctagagctcaataaagttatcctatcctatcctattgtTAGAACCCAGATGGTAACGCCGCTCGCACCACGAAATGTCTCTCACATCGCTACCACTGTAAAATGACACTGAGGGGTCAACTGTGTGTAAATATGGTTTATTCTTTAAAAATCAGTGATGTCACTAGTGAAACAAACTTGAGCGAGCTCACTACAAGTAACAAACCTTCAGATGAGCGTGAGTGAGTGCAAACTAGGAGACTGCGGTTTTAGTAGTCATAAACACAGTGCACTTCTAGACTCGTAGAGCAGAAGTAACTTTGGTTAGTCATACAACAGCAAATATGACTGCTAACGGCCTCTGGCAAGAAACTTGAGTCATTTGTAACTGTTTACTTTTTGATAAATAACTAACTAAAGAAAAGCAGTCGGTGAAAGCATAGAGTGTAGTGGAGAGATCGGAGCGGAAAATTGATTGGGCGGCTGCGGATAGCGCGGCACATGGCTAACAAGAAATCAATAGGAGAGTTTTTCTCTGCACTAAACGTTGCTGGGCTGATAGTGTCGGTGATTTTGACGTAATGCGTGCTCATTTAGCAATGTGCGTTTTGTAAGTCGGTCATGAAGGCACTCTTTTCTTATCCCCGAAATACAAGTGCGAATGCTCCCGCCCTTTTCGACACTGATGAAAGTGGCGCCGAGAAGACAAATAAGAGTGGGATTGCATCGATGTACCATCGCGTTTAAATGACAAAGAGGGTAGCAGTGctgaaaacgaagcttttataaCCAAAGAAGAACGAAGGAACGAAAAGCAGATCTATCGTAGTGAACAACCGTTATCACAAAATGCGGAGACGTCGAGAGAGTTTCTCTGCGCAGACCTTTGAGGCTTGTTTATACTATGATTCACTTCCAAACGGCGGTCACGAAGTATTTTTCGGTATTGACGCTAGTAGCTTGAATCGGGAGCTTCGGACCAACACTAACGTCGCCACCAAGACTCATACAAGGTATTTTTACTGAATCTAAAAATTGGGATGGAGTGTTCCTTTTCGTGTGAGAACACGTCTCAGGAACCTTAATCAGGAGCGTTTACGATGACCTCCCTGCCCTGATTTACAGCTGGCTTCCTCCGCACGTAGAGGGACATTACGGCGAAAACAAATATGCACATGGAAACAGCCGCAAGACACACGTAGAGGAAAACGTTGGGACAGCGGTCAAGGAACTGGCCGACCAGAATCGGCGGGGACATGGATCCGACACCTCCTGTGACGACAACTAGGGACATCATCTTGTTGGTAATGGTTATGTACCCGGCCGTCCAAGCCGTAACTGCCGCGTTCAAGGGTCCCTGGCCGAAGCCAGTTAGAGCACTCCCTACCCAGAGCGCGGTTGAGTTTGTCGAACCCCAGACAACGAGCATCACTGCCGTGGGAAGCAGGATGACGTGCGACAGTACCAGGACCCAGAACACGGGCACTTTGATCGTGACTAGGGCGGCGGTCAGGCGACTGGCAGCGAAACAAGAGAAGTAAACGGCTACCACACGGGAAGCAGTCGTCTTGGAGAAGTGGAGGTCACTTTTAACCGCGAACGGAGCGAACATCTCGGAGGAGGTGCACTCCAGGACAACGTACACGCATACGTAGGCGCAAAGCATCGCCAACGTGATGCGCGTGAACCGCCTATTATTCACGGACTCCTCTAGTAATGGGCCGGTTTCGTCCGTAGCAGTGGCGTCTGGCGGTTTGAAGTCCGATTTGTCTATGAAGTAAAGAACGATCATTGAAAGGACTAAAGCCGTATTTAGGGCACTGGCTATCGCGAACGCATAGTGAACCTGGCTTTTGTCCTCGGCTTCAGTGGTTAGCTCATTAATCGGCACCACATCTCCGAGAGCAAAGTCCCTGCTGTTGATTTCCACCAAGTAGGGATAGTGTGCTGTGCTGAGGGTTTGGTTGGGAATGCTCCCGTTGCCTCCAGGAACCGGCGATAGGAAAGGCTTAGCGATGAAGGGGGCGACGAGGCCGCCGACGCCAAAGGCAAAGTGGAAAGTTTGCAACGCGGGGCTGCTGTTCTCGGGCCACATCCTGATGATCCACACGTTCGCTCCtgcaggaagaatggaaaatTCAGTCAGCCAGAACGGGTCGGGATGAGCTCAGTAGTTCATACGTCTGATTCGTTAAAACCAGCTTAGGAGAGGATTAGCTAGTCCTTCCTGTATGAGGTAGGATGATtagaaaaattcgttggaggcatttagatatctcttaactacagaaaggcgaaagccgtttgcgactcattgcgctgatttgaatttgagcggtgacgtcaagctgcgcacgcgcagttgttgcttggcggcggatcacaccacccgccacagtgggcagtttgctcgtcgtccagttggcaggttgttATCACGTTACAGGGTCActtgacctaggatgtaacggacggacaccgcaaggtcacgtgaccggacggacggacggtcaccgcgagtacgagccattaaaggctttcgccttaaaagaaagGTGAAGGTATACGGTTCCAAGACGGGACCTTCCTGGCATGAAGGTGAGATGTTCGCAATTTTTATCCTACATATCTAGTTTCTGTGTTCATCTGAATACAGAATTTTCCGATTAGGAGGCAAAGGTAAGACCCTAACCTTTATCATGAACGAGGACATGACTTCGTGCTCACCTGTGCCAAATGCACCAAGGCTGAGTCCCTCGAAGAAAACCATGATGTGCGCCAGCGGCACATTTCCGCTCAGTGGAATCATGAGCACTGTGACGCTGCTCAGCGACATCATGATGATCGATACCACCTGGGTGTTGTACGTGTCGTACAGCTTCCCGCCTGCGAACCCGTTTAAAAAAAGAGCACGGAAACAAATGTACAAAACATTGAGAGTATTACGTTTAGAAGCAGATATCCTTGCCAAAATAATATCTGTCAGGCACACAACTACATAGCAACAAACAACAAGCTCCAGTAGAAGGGACACTGAAGACGAATTGAAATCGGCCGTGTATCGATAGATTACCGCATTCTAAATAAAGATGCTACTTTCACTGAGAACGGAGATTTTGAAAGCTAGAAAAGGCAGAAAAAGTAAATAAAGGTTCCGCCATCACTGGCCGAGTTCTTCTCGGTGTGGTCGTCACGACTTTGAATCTCATGACGACAATGCTTTAAGTGCAATTTTCTGAGCATTAAATGCGCATTTTGAGGCCGGACAAAAAACGTAACACAAAAGAGCCGCTTACCCAGCAGAGAGCCCAGGAGGTTTCCAATGCCCCGCGTCGTGATGAGGTATGACATGCTGGAGAGTCTGGAACCGTAGATCTCCACCAGGTCCAGAAGGGCCACTCCAGTGAGAGCGACGATGAGACCCTTGTGCAGTACACGGCAGCGAACCAGCGCTTGCAAACACAAGCATGCACCACTCACGCAAGTCGAGattaaaaacgaaacaaaaaaatttttcagccATTATCGGCAGAACGTGCTGCAATCGGATACAAGTCCTAGAAAGAATCAGCTTTTTCCCGTCGAAAgaccgccttccagccaatggcgtcggttgATTCTCACGAACTTGGTAACCTGAGAATGCAGGGAGTTGTGggtgaaaggggatagtccctttTCTGCATTGTCACGCAACTCCGTGCTAGCAGGTTCGTGAGAATCTaccgacgccattagctggaaaGGGGTCTTTTgagggggaaaagccgcttttttcttgacttgtatccggcTATAATGCCGACACTGCCGCTGAATTGAGCCGCTTGTAAGGTCTCATCGAGGAGAAGTGATACGCGAACGGGTCCATTTAAACGCAATCAACAGAACCAGATTTTAGTTGAGGGAGATGCAGCACTTGCATGGTTAGTTAATCCTCTTTAACTGTGGTCACCGCTAATCGGATCTATAATTCTCAAGACGCGTTTGAATGCTTCTTCGGTTATTAATGTGGCTCTTGTGCATGGTGCCGCTATTGGCACTTTCGCGTTTCACTTCTCCTCGGTAGCACACATCAAGAGTAACGAACATCGTACACTACACTATAGCATATTAGTTTCTGGCTGCAGTACTTAACAAATCAAAAGATAAATTTTCCCACTTGCTTTAGTGGGAGGCCAATTAATGCTGGCGTACAAGTTCAGCGCCCTGTAGCGCCTCATGCTTTAGCAATTGCCCCTCTCAATTCCTGCATTAAAAATGCAGTTACATGATGGTTGATGAATTCGCCAAGAGCTTTTGTTTACACAGCGCTAGCATAATAGAAAAACGCAACGTACTCAACACGTGGAAAAGAAAATAACGGGTGGCCGCGTAAAGCTATACCTGGTTCTATAACCACTTTCGCTGTTTTTGCAATTTTTAACGCAGGACACTCGCACTGAAATTCTAAAGGAGTATAGCATCGGTTTGCAAGACTACGGACCATGCATGTGTATGTGCCGCAAAGATGGCTTTTCGGGTCACTGTAAAACGCGCTTTACAAAGGCAAGTGGGATACTGACGCCGCTTAGCGACCTGCAAACATATATCTGCACAAGCCATCCGCTTATGTCGGCGCTGTGACTTTGCAAAGTGAGCTGTCTATTATAGCACAAGCGCTCTCATATACTGAAGCCAACGTCCTACGGGAAACATCCTTTTGACTGAGACACTTCACGTATGGGATGAAACAGGATATTCAAGGAGCCATACT includes these proteins:
- the LOC144101221 gene encoding sodium-dependent glucose transporter 1A-like isoform X1, producing the protein MPSRTQLWLNLGRTFNLALGNMGMGLIVALTGVALLDLVEIYGSRLSSMSYLITTRGIGNLLGSLLGGKLYDTYNTQVVSIIMMSLSSVTVLMIPLSGNVPLAHIMVFFEGLSLGAFGTGANVWIIRMWPENSSPALQTFHFAFGVGGLVAPFIAKPFLSPVPGGNGSIPNQTLSTAHYPYLVEINSRDFALGDVVPINELTTEAEDKSQVHYAFAIASALNTALVLSMIVLYFIDKSDFKPPDATATDETGPLLEESVNNRRFTRITLAMLCAYVCVYVVLECTSSEMFAPFAVKSDLHFSKTTASRVVAVYFSCFAASRLTAALVTIKVPVFWVLVLSHVILLPTAVMLVVWGSTNSTALWVGSALTGFGQGPLNAAVTAWTAGYITITNKMMSLVVVTGGVGSMSPPILVGQFLDRCPNVFLYVCLAAVSMCIFVFAVMSLYVRRKPAVNQGREVIVNAPD
- the LOC144101221 gene encoding sodium-dependent glucose transporter 1-like isoform X2 encodes the protein MSYLITTRGIGNLLGSLLGGKLYDTYNTQVVSIIMMSLSSVTVLMIPLSGNVPLAHIMVFFEGLSLGAFGTGANVWIIRMWPENSSPALQTFHFAFGVGGLVAPFIAKPFLSPVPGGNGSIPNQTLSTAHYPYLVEINSRDFALGDVVPINELTTEAEDKSQVHYAFAIASALNTALVLSMIVLYFIDKSDFKPPDATATDETGPLLEESVNNRRFTRITLAMLCAYVCVYVVLECTSSEMFAPFAVKSDLHFSKTTASRVVAVYFSCFAASRLTAALVTIKVPVFWVLVLSHVILLPTAVMLVVWGSTNSTALWVGSALTGFGQGPLNAAVTAWTAGYITITNKMMSLVVVTGGVGSMSPPILVGQFLDRCPNVFLYVCLAAVSMCIFVFAVMSLYVRRKPAVNQGREVIVNAPD